CTCGACCTTCTCGATGTTGGGTGAGTGAACAGGAAATACCCTTTCAACGCCTTCACCATAAGAAATACGGCGAACTGTGAATGTTTCCTGGATGCCGGAACCTTTACGGCAAATGACGATACCAGCAAATACCTGGATACGCTCTTTATCACCTTCGCGAACGCGTGTGTGCACCTTCACGCCGTCACCGACCTTGAATTTTTCGCGGTCGGAAACGAGTTGATCTTTGGTGAGGTCTTCGAGAACTGCTTGCATTGGAAATGAATGTATTTGCTAGAGACTATCCGCTTATTCTGGTTGTTTGTCTAATAAGTCGGGTCGTCTTTCGCGAGTTTTGTTAATCTGCTCTTCCTTTCTCCAGCGCTCAACAGCTTTGTGATCTCCGGAAAGCAGTATTTCTGGGACTGCTACTCCGCGGAACTCAGCCGGGCGCGTGAATTGAGGAAAGCCGAGCAAAGAATCGTGAAAGGAGTCCTGCGTCAAGGATTTTTCTTCACCTAAAACGCCAGGAATATAACGACAGACACAATCAACCAAAACCAGGGCCGGTAAAGTGCCATTTGTCAGAACGTAATCTCCGATCGAAATCTCGCGATCAACCAGCATGTCACGCACTCTCTGGTCGATTCCATCATAATGCCCACTGATGAGGATAAGGTGCTTATGCTCCGCCAAATCGCGCACTAAAGGTGTCCCAAGCTGCTCACCATCAGGACAAAGAAAGATAACCGTGGAATCCTCGGTTTTAAGCGATTCAATGGCATCAAAGAGCGGTTCGGGTTTGAGGAGCATTCCGGCCCCT
The Rubellicoccus peritrichatus DNA segment above includes these coding regions:
- the trmD gene encoding tRNA (guanosine(37)-N1)-methyltransferase TrmD; this translates as MSLKRIDIITLFPAMADAVLAESMIGRAQRSGAVEIQIHNLRDWSKDKHNTVDDRPFGGGAGMLLKPEPLFDAIESLKTEDSTVIFLCPDGEQLGTPLVRDLAEHKHLILISGHYDGIDQRVRDMLVDREISIGDYVLTNGTLPALVLVDCVCRYIPGVLGEEKSLTQDSFHDSLLGFPQFTRPAEFRGVAVPEILLSGDHKAVERWRKEEQINKTRERRPDLLDKQPE
- the rplS gene encoding 50S ribosomal protein L19, with product MQAVLEDLTKDQLVSDREKFKVGDGVKVHTRVREGDKERIQVFAGIVICRKGSGIQETFTVRRISYGEGVERVFPVHSPNIEKVEVDRESVTMRARMYYLRDRIGKRATKVKEKRLFEAANK